From Brassica oleracea var. oleracea cultivar TO1000 chromosome C3, BOL, whole genome shotgun sequence, a single genomic window includes:
- the LOC106335737 gene encoding ubiquitin domain-containing protein DSK2b-like yields MGGEGDSSKPQTAGDGGDVVAVNVRCSNGSKFSVSTSLDSTVEAFKELVAQNSEVPANQQRLIYKGRILKDDQTLLSYGLQADHTVHMVRGSAPSSSPPPSAPATTQTTAPGVTRGVGSNDSSIPGLGFNPLGGGNAMSGLFGAGLLDLEQAQQQLAQNPNMIRDMMNQPAIQSLMNNPEFMRSIIMSNPQMRDLVDRNPELGHVLNDPSILRQTLEAARNPELMREMMRNTDRAMSNIESMPEGFNHLRRMYENVQEPLMNATTMPGNGGSNAASNPFAALLGNQGVTTDAASNNSTTQNAETGTGNGIPNANPLPNPWGATAGQTNAPGTTNSGGDTRSTGLGGLGGLGGLGGLGGLGGLGGLGGLGMLGADSPLGATPDASQLSQILQNPAMSQMMQSVLSNPQYMNQLMNLNPQLRTMLDSNPQLREMMQNPDFLRQFSSPEMMQQMMTLQQSLFSQNRNTTTQDPGQTGAAAAGAGNNAGLDLLMNMFGSLGAGGLGSTNQPNVPPEERFATQLQQLQEMGFYDRAENIRALLATNGNVNAAVERLLGSIGQ; encoded by the exons ATGGGTGGAGAAGGAGATTCGAGTAAGCCGCAGACTGCTGGTGACGGAGGAGATGTGGTGGCCGTGAACGTGAGGTGCTCGAACGGATCCAAATTTAGCGTGAGCACGAGTCTTGATTCCACGGTGGAGGCCTTCAAAGAGCTGGTGGCTCAGAACAGCGAAGTGCCAGCGAATCAGCAGCGTCTGATTTACAAGGGTCGGATCCTCAAAGACGATCAGACGCTTCTCAGCTATG GTTTGCAGGCTGATCACACCGTTCATATGGTTCGAGGCTCTGCGCCTTCATCATCACCACCACCCTCTGCTCCAGCTACAACCCAAACCACTGCACCTGGTGTTACTCGAGGTGTTGGTTCAAACGACAGCTCAATCCCTGGTCTTGGATTCAATCCTCTGGGTGGTGGGAACGCTATGTCTGGACTATTCGGAGCTGGTCTTCTGGATCTTGAGCAGGCGCAGCAACAGCTAGCTCAGAACCCTAACATGATTAGAGATATGATGAACCAACCAGCCATTCAGAGTCTAATGAACAACCCTGAGTTTATGAGGAGTATAATCATGAGCAACCCTCAGATGCGTGACCTTGTGGATCGCAACCCTGAGCTCGGTCATGTCCTCAATGACCCCAGCATACTTCGGCAGACTTTGGAAGCGGCAAGGAACCCGGAGCTGATGCGTGAGATGATGAGGAATACTGATAGGGCTATGAGTAATATTGAGTCTATGCCTGAGGGGTTTAACCATCTTAGGCGTATGTATGAGAATGTCCAGGAACCGCTCATGAATGCCACTACTATGCCTGGGAACGGTGGAAGCAATGCGGCTTCTAATCCGTTTGCTGCTCTCCTTGGTAACCAAGGGGTTACTACCGATGCTGCTTCTAATAATTCTACGACACAAAATGCTGAAACGGGGACAGGAAATGGTATTCCGAATGCAAATCCACTTCCTAATCCTTGGGGTGCAACGGCTG GCCAGACGAATGCCCCTGGAACTACAAATTCTGGTGGGGATACAAGAAGCACTGGCCTTGGTGGTCTTGGTGGACTTGGTGGTCTTGGAGGGCTTGGTGGACTTGGTGGTCTTGGAGGGCTTGGTGGACTGGGTATGCTTGGAGCGGATTCACCACTTGGTGCCACTCCAGATGCTTCTCAGTTGAGCCAGATATTGCAAAATCCAGCCATGTCTCAGATGATGCAAAGCGTCCTTTCCAATCCACAATACATGAACCAG CTTATGAATCTCAACCCACAACTGAGAACCATGCTAGATTCGAATCCTCAGCTAAGGGAAATGATGCAGAACCCAGATTTCCTTCGTCAGTTTAGCTCCCCCGAGATGATGCAG CAAATGATGACTCTACAGCAGTCACTGTTCTCTCAGAATAGGAATACAACCACCCA GGATCCGGGGCAAACTGGTGCTGCTGCAGCAG GGGCAGGCAATAACGCAGGGCTGGATTTATTGATGAATATGTTTGGCAGTCTTGGTGCTGGTGGCCTGGGTAGCACGAACCAACCCAATG TTCCTCCTGAAGAACGCTTTGCGACTCAGTTGCAACAGCTGCAAGAAATGGGATTCTATGACAGAGCAGAGAACATAAGGGCTTTGCTTGCAACCAATGGAAACGTTAACGCTGCTGTAGAACGACTCTTGGGAAGTATTGGCCAGTAG
- the LOC106331920 gene encoding troponin T-like yields MASLGSAGLLSSIHDSRSLVCSSSRALGSSSASWRSSPGNRKGRKSNNQLQVVAMAPEEEKLTRRNPLDFPIEWERPKPGRRPDIFPKFSPMKTPLPPPMPYDPPAEDEEEEEEKKEEEEENPDQEEEEQPEKQQ; encoded by the exons ATGGCGTCGCTTGGCTCTGCAGGGTTGCTTTCTTCGATACACGACTCGCGTTCGCTTGTTTGCTCCTCGTCGCGTGCCCTTGGTTCCTCATCCGCCAGCTGGCGTTCTTCACCTGGCAATAGGAAGGGTAGAAAATCGAATAATCAGCTGCAAGTTGTGGCTATGGCACCCGAAGAAGAGAAGCTCACTCGTCGCAATCCTCTAGATTTCCCTATT GAGTGGGAGAGGCCTAAACCTGGGAGAAGGCCTGATATTTTCCCCAAGTTTAGCCCGATGAAGACACCATTGCCACCGCCAATGCCTTATGATCCTCCAGCAGAAGACGAAGAAGAAGAGGAAGAGAAGAAAGAAGAGGAAGAAGAGAACCCTGACCAAGAAGAAGAGGAACAACCTGAGAAGCAGCAATAG
- the LOC106328254 gene encoding homoserine kinase-like, protein MATTLSFHSPSKPSSHFQLKPSPPLFAKVSFFRCRASVQTLVAVEPEPVFTSVKTFAPATVANLGPGFDFLGCAVDGLGDHVTLRVDPSVRAGEILISEITGTATKLSTNPLRNCAGIAAIATMKMLGIRSVGLSLDLHKGLPLGSGLGSSAASAAAAAVAVNEIFGRKLGREELVLAGLESEAKVSGYHADNIAPAIMGGFVLIRSYEPLDLKPLRFPADKDLFFVLVSPEFEAPTKKMRAALPTEIPMAHHVWNSSQAAALVAAVLEGDAVMLGKALSADRVVEPTRAPLIPGMEAVKKAALEAGAFGCTISGAGPTAVAVIDVEEKGEEIGEKMVEAFTKVGNLKSVASVKKLDKIGARLVSSISR, encoded by the coding sequence ATGGCCACCACTCTCTCCTTCCACTCTCCATCCAAACCATCTTCCCATTTCCAGCTCAAACCATCGCCGCCGTTATTCGCGAAAGTCTCCTTCTTTCGATGCAGAGCCTCCGTACAAACCCTCGTCGCCGTCGAGCCGGAGCCCGTTTTCACCTCCGTCAAGACTTTCGCGCCGGCGACCGTCGCTAACCTAGGCCCGGGCTTCGATTTCCTAGGCTGCGCCGTCGACGGCCTCGGCGACCACGTGACTCTCCGCGTGGATCCCTCCGTTCGCGCCGGCGAGATCTTGATCTCGGAGATCACCGGAACCGCGACGAAACTCAGCACGAATCCTCTCCGGAACTGCGCCGGAATCGCGGCGATCGCGACGATGAAGATGCTAGGGATCCGATCTGTCGGGCTGTCGTTGGATTTGCACAAGGGGCTTCCTTTAGGAAGCGGTTTAGGTTCTAGCGCAGCTAGCGCCGCCGCAGCCGCCGTGGCGGTTAACGAGATCTTCGGCCGGAAGCTAGGGAGGGAGGAATTGGTCTTAGCCGGTTTGGAATCGGAAGCGAAAGTCTCCGGTTATCACGCCGACAACATCGCGCCGGCGATCATGGGAGGGTTCGTTTTGATTAGAAGCTACGAACCTCTTGATCTGAAGCCGTTGAGGTTCCCTGCGGATAAAGATCTCTTCTTTGTCCTAGTGAGCCCTGAGTTCGAAGCTCCGACCAAGAAGATGAGAGCTGCGTTGCCTACAGAGATTCCGATGGCTCACCATGTCTGGAACAGTAGCCAAGCGGCTGCTTTGGTCGCGGCGGTGCTGGAGGGAGACGCGGTGATGTTAGGGAAGGCTTTGTCGGCGGATAGAGTTGTGGAGCCGACGAGGGCTCCGTTGATACCGGGGATGGAAGCTGTGAAAAAGGCCGCTTTGGAAGCTGGAGCGTTTGGATGCACGATTAGTGGAGCTGGACCGACGGCGGTTGCGGTGATTGACGTGGAGGAGAAAGGAGAAGAGATTGGAGAGAAGATGGTGGAAGCTTTTACAAAAGTGGGGAACTTGAAGTCTGTTGCTTCTGTGAAGAAGCTTGATAAGATTGGTGCTAGGCTTGTCAGTAGCATCTCCAGGTGA
- the LOC106331638 gene encoding mitochondrial phosphate carrier protein 1, mitochondrial has protein sequence MTSVKRKLDDELASPWFYTVCTMGGMLSAGTTHLAITPLDVLKVNMQVNPVKYNSIPSGFSTLLREHGRSYLWRGWSGKLLGYGVQGGCRFGLYEYFKRLYSNVLPNHNRTSIYFLSSASAQIFADMALCPFEAIKVRVQTQPMFAKGLLDGFPRVYRNEGLAGFHRGLFPLWCRNLPFSMVMFSTFEQSVEFIYKNIIQKRKQDCSKSQQLGVTCLAGYTAGAVGTIISNPADVVVSSLYNNKAKNVLQAVRNIGLVGLFTRSLPVRITIVGPVITLQWFFYDAIKVLSGFPTSGGVEKPVDATKLAV, from the exons ATGACAAGTGTCAAGAGGAAACTAGACGATGAACTGGCGTCTCCTTGGTTCTACACCGTTTGTACCATGGGAGGAATGCTCAGTGCTGGAACAACACATCTCGCTATTACCCCTCTTGATGTCCTCAAAGTCAACATGCAG GTGAATCCTGTGAAGTACAACAGCATTCCCTCAGGTTTCTCCACACTCTTAAGAGAACATGGCCGTTCCTATCTCTGGAGAGGTTGGTCAGGGAAGCTCTTAGGCTATGGCGTTCAAGGCGGATGCAGATTCGGACTCTATGAATACTTCAAGAGGCTTTACAGCAATGTCTTGCCTAACCACAACAGAACTTCCATATATTTTCTCAGTAGCGCTTCTGCTCAGATATTCGCAGATATGGCCTTGTGTCCTTTTGAAGCCATAAAAGTTAGAGTTCAGACGCAGCCCATGTTTGCAAAAGGGTTGCTTGATGGGTTTCCAAGAGTATATAGAAACGAAGGTCTTGCTGG CTTTCACAGGGGGCTTTTCCCGCTCTGGTGTCGCAATCTCCCAT TTTCTATGGTGATGTTCTCAACGTTTGAACAGTCAGTGGAGTTTATATATAAGAACATTATCCAGAAAAGGAAGCAAGATTGCTCTAAGTCGCAACAACTCGGTGTCACATGTCTAGCTGGGTACACTGCTGGAGCCGTAGGTACAATCATCTCTAACCCCGCTGATGTGGTTGTTTCGTCTCTCTACAACAACAAAGCCAAGAATGTGTTGCAG GCTGTGAGGAACATTGGGTTAGTTGGCCTTTTCACCAGGAGTCTTCCTGTTCGAATCACCATAGTGGGGCCTGTCATAACCTTACAATGGTTTTTTTATGACGCCATCAAAGTCTTGAGTGGATT CCCTACAAGTGGAGGGGTTGAGAAACCGGTGGATGCAACTAAATTAGCAGTGTGA